A window of Aquipuribacter hungaricus genomic DNA:
GCCGACGTACCCGGAGCCCGGGCCGCCCTGGCCGCCGGGCCCGCCCTGGCCGGTGCCGCCGGCGGGCTGGCGTGCGGGCTGCTTGCGCCCGCCGCGGGAGCTGGTGGGGCTCATCGGGAGGCCCCTGCGATGTCGTCGAGCACGTCGGCCTCCGGCAGGTAGGGGGCGAGGGGCGGCAGCTGGTCGACGCTCGTCAGACCGAGGCGCTCGCAGAACTCACCCGTCGTGACGTACAGGATCGCACCGTTCGGGGACCCGTCCTCGCTCTCGGCGACCAGGCCCCGCTGCAGCAGCGTCCGGATGGTCGCGTCGGCGCTCACCCCGCGGATGCTCGACACCGTCGCGCGGGCGACCGGCTGGCGGTAGGCGATGATCGCCAGGGTCTCCAGCGCGGCCCGGGACAGCCGCGCGGTGGCGCCGTCGCGGACGAACCGCTCGACGACGTCGGCGAACTCCGCGCGGGAGTACACCCGCCAGCCGGAGGCGCTCTCGCGCAGCTCGAAGCCGCGGCCGTCGGCGTCATAGCCGTCGGCCAGCCCGCGCAGCAGCTGCTCGACGCGCTCCAGCGGCAGCGCGAGGGCGGCCGCGAGGACGAGGGCGGGCACCGGCTCGTCGGCCACCATGACGACGGCCTCGACGGCCGCGCGCGCGCCGCCTGGCCGGGTGTCGAGGTCGAGGCCCTCCTGCAGGCTCATGCGGTCTCCTCCGGGTCGGGCTGTTCAGGGTCGCTGATCGGGTCGGGCTGGTGGGGCTCGTCGCGGAGCCGGTCCTCGGGGCGGGACAGCCGGACCGACAGCTCGGCCATCGGCCCGTCCTGGGCCAGGTGCACGAGGTCCTCGCGGTACAGCTCGAGGACGGCGAGGAACCGGGCGACGACGACCGCGCGCCCTCCGGCGTCGGCGACGAGCCGCGCGAAGCTCACGGCCCCTCCCCCGTGGAGGCGCTGCAGCAGCTCCAGCCGCTGCTCGGCGACGCTCACCTCGGGGGCGTGCAGGTGCTCCAGCCCGACCGTCGGCACGGGGCGGGGGGCCAGCGCCTCGGCGGCCAGCCGGGCGAACGCCTCCGGGTCCGACCGCCACACCAGCTCCGGCAGCAGGCCGGCCGCCGCGGGGTCGTCGCCGCGCCGGCGGGGCTGCCGCCCGGCCAGGGCGTCGAGCCGGGACTCGATGTCGGCCGCGGCGGTGCGGAAGGCGCGGTACTGCAGCAGCCGGGCGAACAGCAGGTCCCGCGCCTCGAGCAGGGCGAGGTCCTGCTCGTCCTCGACCTGCGCACCGGGCAGCAGGCGGGCGGCCTTGAGGTCGAGCAGCGTGGCCGCGACGAGGACGAAGCCGCTCACCTCGTCGAGGTCCCACCCGTCGCCCATCGCCCGGATGTGCGCGACGAACTCGTCGGTCACCGCGGCGAGCGCGACCTCGGTGACGTCGAGCCGGTGCTTGGCGATGAGGCCGAGCAGCAGGTCGAAGGGCCCGGTGAAGACGTCGAGGTGGACCTCGAAGGACGAGGTCGGCGCGTCGGCGTCGTCGGCCGCGACCGCCCGCGCGCTCACCGGGGCCCCGGCCCTGGGGCGCCCACGGGGCTCAGGCGACCAGGCCCCGGGCCACGAGCTCGCGCGCCAGCTGGCGGTAGGCCTGGGTGCCCGGGTGGGTCGGGGCGTACGTCGTCATGGGCTGCGACGCGGCCGAGGAGTCGGGGAACTTGACCGTGCGCGAGATGACGGTGTGGAACACCTTCTCGCCGAACACGTCGACGAGCCGGGCGACGACCTCGCGGCTGTGCAGGGTGCGCGGGTCGTACATCGTCGGCAGGACGCCGTCGATCTCCAGGCCGAAGTTGAGCCGGTCGGTGACCTTCTCGATGGTCTGCTGGAGCAGGGCCACGCCGCGCAGGGCGAAGTACTCGCACTCGACGGGGATGAGCACGCCGTGGGCCGCGGTGAGCGCGTTGACCGCGAGCAGGCCGAGCGAGGGCTGGCAGTCGATGAGGACGACGTCGTAGTCGTCCAGCAGCGGGCGCAGCAGCCGCTTGAGGACCATCTCGCGCGCGACCTCGGAGACCAGGTGGACCTCGGCGGCGGACAGATGGATGTCGGTGGGCAGCACGTCGATGCCCTCGATGTCGGTGCCGCGTACGACGGTCCGGACGTCGAGGTCGCGGTCGACGAGCAGCTGGTACAGCGACGGCTCGCCCTCCTCGGGGCGGACCCCGAGGTTGGCCGACAGGGCGCCCTGCGGGTCGAAGTCGACGAGCAGGACCTTGCGGCCGTACTCGGCGAGCGCGGCCCCCAGGTTCATGGTGGTCGTCGTCTTGCCGACGCCGCCCTTCTGGTTGCACAGGGCGATGACGCGGGCGGGGCCGTGGGAGCCGAGCACCGGCGGGACGCCGAAGTCGGGCAGCGGCCGGCCCGTGGGGCCCAGGCCGTCCGGCGAGGTGCCGTCCCCGGCCTCGGTCGCGTCTGTCACGACCGAGACCCTAGTCGGCGCGCGCCGGGGCGAGGGCCACGGCACCCGGTGCCCGGCCGCCGCCGCGGGTGCCGCTACGGGTGCTGCTGCGGCTGCTCACCGGGCGCGCGGGTGGCTGGTCGCGTAGACCTCGCGGAGCGCGTCGACGGACACGTGCGTGTACACCTGCGTCGTCGCCACCGAGGCGTGGCCGAGCAGCTCCTGGACCACGCGGACGTCGGCGCCGCCCTCGAGCAGGTGGGTGGCGAAGGAGTGCCGCAGCAGGTGCGGGCCGACCGCGGGCCCGCCGGGCTCGGGCAGCCCGGCGGTCTCGGCGGCGCGCTGGAGCACGACCCACGCCGACTGGCGGCTGAGCCGGCCGCCGCGGGAGTTGCGGAACAGGGCGCGCGGGTCGGCGGCGGCGCCGAGCAGCGCCGGCCGCCCCCGCACCAGGTAGGCGTCCAGGGCGGCGCGGGCGTGGCTGCCGACCGGGACCTCGCGCTGCTTGTCGCCCTTGCCGGTGAGCCGGAGCACGCTGACCAGGGCGCCGTCGGAGCCGACCACGTCGTCGACGTCGAGCCGCACCGTCTCGGAGATGCGCGCGCCGGTGGCGTACAGCAGCTCCAGCAGCGCCCGGTCGCGCAGGCCGAGCGGGGTGCCGGGGTCCGGGGCGTCGAGGAGCCGGACGACCGCGTCGACGCCCATCGCCTTGGGCAGGCGGCGCGGCAGCTGAGGGGCGCGGACCTCGCGGGTGACGTCGACGTCGACGAGGCCCTCGAGGACCCAGAACCGGTGCAGCCCCCGCACCGCCGCCAGCGCCCGGGCCGCCGAGGCCGCCGACAGGGCCGCCGCCCCGTCGCGGGGGTCCCGCAGCCCCACGACGAACGCGGACACGTCGGCCTCGGTGACCTCGCGCGGGTCGCTCCGCCCCAGCCCGTGCAGGTGGGCGAGCCAGCGCGCGACGTCGCGGCGGTAGGCGGCCAGGGTGTTGGCCGCCGCGCCCCGCTCCACCGCCAGGTGCGTGAGCCAGGTGCCGGCCGCGACGTCCAGCGGCGTGGTCCCGCGCGGCAAGGCCCCCGGCTGTGCGGTCCCCCGCTGCTCAGGGTCCGGCGTCGCGGGGTCCGGCGGCGTGCGGTCCGGCGGCGTCACGTCAGGCGAGCACCTCCGCCAGCGGCGTGCAGTCCATCCCGTGCGCGGTCGCCACCGGCTCGTTGACCACCGCGCCGGCGTGGGTGTTGAGGCCGAGCGCCAGGGCCGGGTCCGCCCGCAGGGCCTCGCGCCAGCCCAGCGTGCTCAGGGCCGAGGCGTACGGCAGCGTGACGTTGGTCAGCGCGTACGTCGAGGTGTTCGGCACCGCGCCCGGCATGTTGGCCACGCAGTAGAAGACCGACCCGTGCACGGCGAACGTCGGGTCGGCGTGCGTGGTGGGCCGGGTGTCCTCGAAGCAGCCTCCCTGGTCGACGGAGATGTCGACGAGCACGCTGCCGGGGCGCATCCGGGACACCAGCTCGTTGCTCACGAGCTTGGGCGCCCGGGCGCCGGGGACGAGCACGGCCCCGATGACCAGGTCGGCGCCGAGCACGGCCCGCTCCAGCTCCAGCGGGTTGCTGGCGACGGTCTGCACGCGGCCCTGGTAGATCCGGTCGGCGGCCCGCAGCCGCGACACGTCCCGGTCGAGCAGGACGACCTCGGCCTGCATGCCGACCGCGGTGGCCGTGGCGTTGAGCCCGGACACGCCCGCGCCCACGACGACGACCTTGGCGGCGTAGGTGCCGGACACCCCGCCCATGAGCACGCCCCGCCCGCCCTCGGCGCGCATCAGGGTGTGGGCCCCGACCATCGGGGCGAGCCGGCCCGCGACCTCGCTCATCGGGTACAGCAGCGGCAGGGCGCGGTCGGCGGTCTGCACGGTCTCGTACGCGATCGCCGTGACCTCCTTGGCCACGAGCTCCTCGGTGAGCCGGCGGTCGGCGGCCAGGTGCAGGTACGTGAACAGCGTGAGGCCGGGGCGCAGGCGGGAGTACTCCTGCTCGACCGGCTCCTTGACCTTGAGGACGATGTCCGCGCGGCCCCAGACCTCGTCGGCGTCGTCGAGGACCACGGCGCCCTCGGCGCGGTAGTCGTCGTCGGTGATGGAGGAGCCGGCGCCGGCGCCGGCCTGGACGAGCACCTCGTGCCCGTGCGCGCGCAGCTCGTGCACCCCGGAGGGGGTGAGGGCGACGCGGTACTCGTGGTTCTTGACCTCTGCGGGGATCCCGACGACGGTGGCGGTATCAGTCACGGCCGCACTCTAGGGGCCTACGGTGGGCCGGTGTCCGAGCAGGTCCCCCCAGCGCCGGACGGCCTCGCGCGGCGTCCTCCCCCCGGCCCAGCGTCGACCGCGGGCGTCACGGGGAGGCACCCCGTGCGACCGCGGCTGCTCTGGTACGCCGAGACCTCGGCCCGCCGCTCGGCGCAGCTGACCGGCGACGTCCTCGTCCTGCTGTGGTGCCTGGCCTGGGTCGTCGTCGGGGTCGCCGCCGCCCGGGCCGTGGCCGCCCTCGCCGCCCCGGTCGAGGCGCTGTCCAGCGGCAGCGGCCGCACCGCCGACGAGCTGCGCGAGGCCGCCGGCGGGTTCTCCGACCTGCCCCTGGTCGGGCAGGACGCCGCCGCCCCGTTCGAGGCGGCCGCCGACGCCGTCGCCCGGCTGACGGCGGGCTCGGCCGGGCTGGCCGAGCGGGTGCAGGACCTCGCGCTCCTCGTCGGGGTGCTCGTGCCCCTGACGCCCGTGGCCCTCGTGCTGCTGCTGTGGCTGCCGGCGCGGCTGCGCCAGGCCCGCCGGGCCGGGGCGGCGCGGTCGCTGCTGGACGCCGGGGCCGACCCGCAGCTGTTCGCGCTCCGCGCCCTGACCACCCAGCCGCTGGCGCGCCTGGCCGCGGTGTCGCCGGACCCGGTGGGCGACTGGCGCCGCGGCGACCCGGCGGTGACCTCGCGCCTGGCGGGGCTGGAGCTCGAGCGGCTGGGGCTGCGGGGTCCCGGGCGGGACAGCGCCGGAGGACGGGCCGCAGGGCTGGACCGCCGGACCGGCACCCAGGACTAGCTCGCGGGACCGGACCGCGGGGCTGGGCAGCGACGGCCGGGCGTGCCACGCTCGGCCATGGCCACCAGCCCTGAGGGCGTCGCCGGGGTCTTCGACCGGGTCGCCGGCACCTACGACGACGTGGGCGTGCCGTGGTTCCGCCCGATCGCGCAGGCGCTCGTCGACGAGCTCGACGTCCGGCCGGGCGAGCGGGTGGTCGACCTGGGCTGCGGCCGCGGTGCGGTCCTGTCGCTGCTCGCGGCGGCGACGGGCCCGACCGGCGACGCGCTCGGCGTCGACCTGGCGCCGCGGATGGTCGAGCTCACCGCCCGCGACCTGGCGCACCTGCCGCACGTCCGGGTCCGGGTCGCCGACGTGCGGGACCCGGGCCTCCCGCCCGGCAGCGCCGACGTGGTCGCCGCCTCCCTGGTGCTGTTCTTCCTGCCGGACCCGGGCGCCGCGCTGCGCACCTGGGCCGGGCTGCTCGCCCCGGGCGGGCGCCTGGGGGTGACGACCTTCAGCCGGCAGGACCCGCGCTGGCAGGAGCTCGACGAGCTGTTCACGCCGTACCTCCCGCAGCAGATGCTCGACGCCCGCGCCAGCGGCCGCCGCGGCCCGTTCGGCTCCGACGACGGCGTCGAGGACCTGCTCCGCGGTGCCGGGCTCGCCGGCGTGCGCACCGTCCGGTTCCCCGTGCAGGCGGTGATGGACGACGCCGAGCACGTCCTGCGGTGGACCTGGTCGCACGGGCAGCGGGCGATGTGGGAGGCGGTGCCGCCGCAGGAGCACGAGGCGCTGCGCGACCGGGTGCGGCAGCTGGTCGCCCGCTGCGCCGACCCCGACGGCCGGGTGCGCTTCGACCAGGACGTCCGGATCACCCTGGGGCGCGCGGCCTGACCCGGTCCCGGTGCCTGCCCCCCCGCGGCTGGGTCAGACCGTCCGGACGACCCGCTGGCGGCGGTCCTCCTCCGGCGGCGACCACGACGCGGCGTCGGCGTCCACCTGCTCGCCGGAGCGGATGTCCTTGACCTGGCCCGCGAGCGGCGCCGCGCCCTCCCCGCCGGGGAAGAACACGAACGGGATGCCCGAGCGGTCCGCGTGCTTGATCTGGCGGCCGAACTTGGCGGCGATCGGCGCGGTGTCGGCAGGGATGCCGCGGGCGCGCAGCGCACGGGCGACGGCGTCGCTGCGGCCCCGGTCGGCCTCGTCGGTGACGGCCACGAGGACGGCGGTCGGCACGGGGCGGGTCGCGGCGACCGTGCCGTCCTTGAGCAGGCGCGACACCAGCCGGCTCACGCCGATGCTCAGCCCCACGCCGGGGTGGCGCACGGAGCCCTCGCTCACCAGGTCGTCGTAGCGACCGCCGGAGCAGACGGACCCGAGGTCCTCCTGGCCGACGAGCTCGGTCTCGTAGACGCTGCCGGTGTAGTAGTCCAGGCCGCGGACGACGGCGAGGTCGGCGACGACGACACCCGGGGCGACGGCCTCCGCGGCGTCCACGAGCGCCTGGAGGTCCGGCAGCGCGGCCGCCAGGGCGTCGGAGCCCGCGCCCAGGCTGTCGGCGAGCGCCTGCACGGCGGCCAGGTCGGTGCCCTGCACCGCGGCCAGGGCGAGCACGGCGTCGGCCTGCGCCCCGCTGGCACCGGCCCGGGCCCGGAGCTGCTCGCCGACCGCCGCGGGGCCGATCTTGGCGAGCTTGTCCACCGCGGCGAGCACACCGGCGACATCCTCCAGGCCGAGGCCGCGGACGAGGGCCTCGACCACGCGGCGGTCGTTGACCCGCATCCGGACCGCGCCGACGTCCAGCCGCTGGAGCGCCTCGACCATGACCAGGGGCAGGTCGACCTCGTAGTGCCGGGGCAGCACGTCGACCCCGACGACGTCGACGTCGGCCTGGACGAACTCGCGGAACCGGCCGTCCTGGGGCCGCTCCCCCCGCCAGGACCGCTGGATCTGGTAGCGCTTGAACGGGAACGTCAGGTGCCCGCCGTTCTGGAGCACGTACCGGGCGAACGGCACGGTGAGGTCGAAGTGCAGGCCCAGGGTGGAGTCGTCGACCTCGGTGCCCGGGTCGGCCTGGAGCCGGCGGACGACGTAGACCTCCTTGTCGATCTCGCCCTTGCGCAGCAGCTGCGACAGCGGCTCGACCGAGCGGGTCTCCACCGGTGCGAAGCCGTGGAGCTCGAAGGTCTCGCGCAGGGTGTCGAGCACGTGCAGTTCGACGGCCCGCTCGGCGGGCAGCCACTCGGGGAACCCGGACAGGGGGGCGATCCGGGCCATCAGCGACGTCCTCCGGGGAGCTGGGTCAGGAACGGGTTGGTGGCGCGCTCGCGGGCCATGGTCGTGCGGGCGCCGTGGCCGGGCAGGACGACGACCTCCTCGCCGAAGCGGGGCAGCACGTCGCGCAGCGAGCGCTCCATCTGCGCGGGGTCGCCGCCGGCCAGGTCGGAGCGGCCGACGGAGCCGGCGAACAGCAGGTCGCCGCTGAGCAGGAGCCCGTCGCCGTCGGGGCCGTCGGGGTCCACCGCGCCCGGCAGGTGGAACACCACGGAGCCCTCGGTGTGCCCCGGGGCGTGGTGGACCTCCAGCGCGAGGCCGGCGACCTGGAGCCGGACCGCCCCGCCGGGGTCGCCGGGCAGGTCGAGGACGACGTCGGGCTCCTCCCACCGGTCGGCGGGCGCGAGCATGCTCTCGACGAGCGGCCGGGTCTGGGCGCCGAGCTGCTCGAGCGGGTCGCGGAGGCGGTACCTGTCGTCGGCGTGCACGTGGACCGGGACCGGGGCGCGCACCGCGGTGGCCTCGCCGGCGGTGCGGCTCACGGGCGTCACGGACCAGACGTGGTCGGCGTGGCCGTGGGTGAGCAGGACCGCAGCGGGCCGCAGCCGGTGCTCGCGCAGCACGTCGCGGAGCCGGTCGGTGACACCGAAGCCGGGGTCGACGACCAGGCACTCCTGTCCGGGGGCGTCGGCCAGCACCCAGCAGTTGGTGCCGAACGCCGTCGCCTCGACCGTGCGCACCAGCATGATCGCGAGGGTACCCACCTATGCTGTCGTCCCTGCCCGCAGGCGGACGGCAGGAGCACCGGCTCGTGCCGTCGTCACCCAGGAAGGACACCGGCACCCGTGACGTCCGATCGCGACCGCGAGAACGCCCGGACCCGGCGGGACCCCGGGCACCCCCAGGCACCGGCCTCCGCAGACCGGCCGGACCGGCCGGGCCGCAGGAACCTGCTCGTCGGGCTGCTCGCGGCGCTGCTCGTGCTCGCCGTCGTCGTCGGGGCCGCCCTGCTCGGCGGAGGTGACGACGAGGCCGTCGGCACCGAGGGCGACGGGGTCTGTCCCCCCGGGATCGACGCCGTCGCCGACCCCGTCCAGCTGGACGAGGTCCCGCCGCCCGCCACCGGGACGTGGACGGCGACGCTGGAGACCACGTGCGGCGACGTCGTCCTGGAGCTCGACGCCGACGCGGCCCCCGTGGGCGTCGGCAGCTTCGTCGGTCTCGTCGAGGCCGGCTTCTACGACGGCACGCCCTGCCACCGCCTCACGACGCAGGGGATCTTCGTCCTGCAGTGCGGCGACCCGACCGGCACCGGGACCGGCGGTCCGGGCTACAGCTACGGGCCGGTCGAGAACGCCCCTGCCGACGACGTGTACCCCGCGGGTACCGTCGCGATGGCGAGGGTCGGCGGTGACGCCGAGAGCATGGGCAGCCAGTTCTTCCTCGTCTACGAGGACTCGACCATCCCCTCGGACGCGGCGGGCGGGTACACCGTGCTCGGCCGCATCACCGAGGGTCTCGAGATCGTCCAGCAGGTCGCCGACGGCGGCCTGGCCGGGGACGGGGTAGCCCCCGCCCGCAGCACCGGCATCGTCAGCGTCACCGCAGAGGAGACAGCGTGAGCACCGAGCCCGACCAGACCGGACCCGTCGAGCAGGGGGCCCCCGAGCCCTCCGAGGAGACGTCGCCCGAGAAGCAGCGGTCGGGTCTGGGCGGTGCCCTGCTGGGAGCCCTCGGCTCCCTCGCCGCGGAGGCCATCGACGCCGCGGGCCGCGCGCTCACCACGCCGGCACGCACGGACGACGCCGACGGCACCGACGGCACCGACGGCACCGACGGCACGAGCCCTGCCGAGGGTGAGACCGCGGACGGCGGCACCGAGGGCGAGCAGGCGGAGGCCGGCTCGTCCGAGGGCGGTGCGGACGACCAGCCCACGGTCGGCACCCCCTCCGCCGACGCTCCCGCCGGCGACGACGCCGACGCCACCGGCTCCCCGCAGGACAGCAAGGCCGGCACGTCGTCGGAGGGCGACGAGCCCTCGGCCCAGCAGCCGGACGAGACCGCTGCGGCACCGCAGGCTGACGAGACCTCCGCTGCTGCCGAGAGCACCGGGGCCACCGACAGCACCGAGGCGTCCGACAGCAACGAGGCGTCCTCGGGGACCGGCCTCGCCGGTACCGAACTCGCCGGCACCCCGGACGCGCAGCAGCCCGGCTCCCCCGGGCAGGCTGCCGCCGAGGAGTCCTCCGACGAGGAGTCCTCCGGCGAGGCCGAGACCGCGGCAGAGGTGACGCCGGAGCCCGAGGCGGACCCCGCGACCGAGCCGGTGACCGAGCCGGTCACCGACGCCGCCCCCGAGCCGGTCGTCGAGTCCGCCCCCGAGCCT
This region includes:
- the hisS gene encoding histidine--tRNA ligase; its protein translation is MARIAPLSGFPEWLPAERAVELHVLDTLRETFELHGFAPVETRSVEPLSQLLRKGEIDKEVYVVRRLQADPGTEVDDSTLGLHFDLTVPFARYVLQNGGHLTFPFKRYQIQRSWRGERPQDGRFREFVQADVDVVGVDVLPRHYEVDLPLVMVEALQRLDVGAVRMRVNDRRVVEALVRGLGLEDVAGVLAAVDKLAKIGPAAVGEQLRARAGASGAQADAVLALAAVQGTDLAAVQALADSLGAGSDALAAALPDLQALVDAAEAVAPGVVVADLAVVRGLDYYTGSVYETELVGQEDLGSVCSGGRYDDLVSEGSVRHPGVGLSIGVSRLVSRLLKDGTVAATRPVPTAVLVAVTDEADRGRSDAVARALRARGIPADTAPIAAKFGRQIKHADRSGIPFVFFPGGEGAAPLAGQVKDIRSGEQVDADAASWSPPEEDRRQRVVRTV
- a CDS encoding segregation and condensation protein A, giving the protein MSARAVAADDADAPTSSFEVHLDVFTGPFDLLLGLIAKHRLDVTEVALAAVTDEFVAHIRAMGDGWDLDEVSGFVLVAATLLDLKAARLLPGAQVEDEQDLALLEARDLLFARLLQYRAFRTAAADIESRLDALAGRQPRRRGDDPAAAGLLPELVWRSDPEAFARLAAEALAPRPVPTVGLEHLHAPEVSVAEQRLELLQRLHGGGAVSFARLVADAGGRAVVVARFLAVLELYREDLVHLAQDGPMAELSVRLSRPEDRLRDEPHQPDPISDPEQPDPEETA
- a CDS encoding ParA family protein; the protein is MTDATEAGDGTSPDGLGPTGRPLPDFGVPPVLGSHGPARVIALCNQKGGVGKTTTTMNLGAALAEYGRKVLLVDFDPQGALSANLGVRPEEGEPSLYQLLVDRDLDVRTVVRGTDIEGIDVLPTDIHLSAAEVHLVSEVAREMVLKRLLRPLLDDYDVVLIDCQPSLGLLAVNALTAAHGVLIPVECEYFALRGVALLQQTIEKVTDRLNFGLEIDGVLPTMYDPRTLHSREVVARLVDVFGEKVFHTVISRTVKFPDSSAASQPMTTYAPTHPGTQAYRQLARELVARGLVA
- a CDS encoding class I SAM-dependent methyltransferase — translated: MATSPEGVAGVFDRVAGTYDDVGVPWFRPIAQALVDELDVRPGERVVDLGCGRGAVLSLLAAATGPTGDALGVDLAPRMVELTARDLAHLPHVRVRVADVRDPGLPPGSADVVAASLVLFFLPDPGAALRTWAGLLAPGGRLGVTTFSRQDPRWQELDELFTPYLPQQMLDARASGRRGPFGSDDGVEDLLRGAGLAGVRTVRFPVQAVMDDAEHVLRWTWSHGQRAMWEAVPPQEHEALRDRVRQLVARCADPDGRVRFDQDVRITLGRAA
- the scpB gene encoding SMC-Scp complex subunit ScpB; the protein is MSLQEGLDLDTRPGGARAAVEAVVMVADEPVPALVLAAALALPLERVEQLLRGLADGYDADGRGFELRESASGWRVYSRAEFADVVERFVRDGATARLSRAALETLAIIAYRQPVARATVSSIRGVSADATIRTLLQRGLVAESEDGSPNGAILYVTTGEFCERLGLTSVDQLPPLAPYLPEADVLDDIAGASR
- a CDS encoding peptidylprolyl isomerase, producing the protein MTSDRDRENARTRRDPGHPQAPASADRPDRPGRRNLLVGLLAALLVLAVVVGAALLGGGDDEAVGTEGDGVCPPGIDAVADPVQLDEVPPPATGTWTATLETTCGDVVLELDADAAPVGVGSFVGLVEAGFYDGTPCHRLTTQGIFVLQCGDPTGTGTGGPGYSYGPVENAPADDVYPAGTVAMARVGGDAESMGSQFFLVYEDSTIPSDAAGGYTVLGRITEGLEIVQQVADGGLAGDGVAPARSTGIVSVTAEETA
- a CDS encoding MBL fold metallo-hydrolase gives rise to the protein MLVRTVEATAFGTNCWVLADAPGQECLVVDPGFGVTDRLRDVLREHRLRPAAVLLTHGHADHVWSVTPVSRTAGEATAVRAPVPVHVHADDRYRLRDPLEQLGAQTRPLVESMLAPADRWEEPDVVLDLPGDPGGAVRLQVAGLALEVHHAPGHTEGSVVFHLPGAVDPDGPDGDGLLLSGDLLFAGSVGRSDLAGGDPAQMERSLRDVLPRFGEEVVVLPGHGARTTMARERATNPFLTQLPGGRR
- a CDS encoding tyrosine recombinase, with the protein product MPRGTTPLDVAAGTWLTHLAVERGAAANTLAAYRRDVARWLAHLHGLGRSDPREVTEADVSAFVVGLRDPRDGAAALSAASAARALAAVRGLHRFWVLEGLVDVDVTREVRAPQLPRRLPKAMGVDAVVRLLDAPDPGTPLGLRDRALLELLYATGARISETVRLDVDDVVGSDGALVSVLRLTGKGDKQREVPVGSHARAALDAYLVRGRPALLGAAADPRALFRNSRGGRLSRQSAWVVLQRAAETAGLPEPGGPAVGPHLLRHSFATHLLEGGADVRVVQELLGHASVATTQVYTHVSVDALREVYATSHPRAR
- the ald gene encoding alanine dehydrogenase — translated: MTDTATVVGIPAEVKNHEYRVALTPSGVHELRAHGHEVLVQAGAGAGSSITDDDYRAEGAVVLDDADEVWGRADIVLKVKEPVEQEYSRLRPGLTLFTYLHLAADRRLTEELVAKEVTAIAYETVQTADRALPLLYPMSEVAGRLAPMVGAHTLMRAEGGRGVLMGGVSGTYAAKVVVVGAGVSGLNATATAVGMQAEVVLLDRDVSRLRAADRIYQGRVQTVASNPLELERAVLGADLVIGAVLVPGARAPKLVSNELVSRMRPGSVLVDISVDQGGCFEDTRPTTHADPTFAVHGSVFYCVANMPGAVPNTSTYALTNVTLPYASALSTLGWREALRADPALALGLNTHAGAVVNEPVATAHGMDCTPLAEVLA